One Paenarthrobacter aurescens TC1 DNA window includes the following coding sequences:
- a CDS encoding putative phosphotransferase (identified by match to protein family HMM PF01636) — translation MKGICCGSEDSPHCIMATGRTQSTVENVRRTPLELAAIATAAVPGLSPTAAAYSPDDDADFDSASLLDAEGKRWRVRSPRHPEASTRLETEFMVLRAFAPAIRAELPFHVPTIAGTVRQGALTTFVYAHMQGSTLSIEELSAGSPALAREVGAALAAIHDLPLTLVTNADLPSYSANEFRQRKLNELDQAATTGKIPATLLRRWEHALEDIALWRFNPSVVHGDLHEDNLMVQDDTVTALTGWTDLRIGDPADDFAWLVASNEASFVEAVLNHYTQARRDVPDAHLLRRAALLAEFALAQYLVKAMAAGHQSMTAEAESMLQTLADDIDEQVRRDEEAAQAAEDEAAELRASDSPAERPAVSVAAIPDAESESPEHGDSGTRSLHDDTSTAAISVVSVTPLHAAERS, via the coding sequence ACCGTGGAGAACGTGAGAAGAACACCGCTCGAACTGGCCGCCATAGCAACCGCGGCGGTGCCTGGCCTTTCGCCGACGGCCGCAGCCTATTCCCCCGACGACGACGCAGACTTCGACTCAGCGTCGCTGCTCGACGCAGAAGGCAAACGCTGGCGGGTCCGCTCACCGCGACATCCGGAAGCCAGCACGCGCCTGGAAACCGAATTCATGGTGTTGCGGGCTTTCGCCCCGGCCATCCGCGCTGAGCTGCCTTTTCATGTGCCCACCATCGCCGGCACGGTGCGGCAAGGAGCTTTGACGACGTTCGTCTACGCCCACATGCAAGGCTCCACGCTTTCCATCGAAGAACTTTCAGCCGGCAGTCCTGCCCTGGCCCGGGAAGTCGGAGCAGCCCTGGCAGCCATTCACGACTTGCCACTGACCTTGGTCACCAACGCCGACCTTCCCAGTTACTCGGCCAATGAGTTCCGGCAACGCAAACTCAACGAGCTTGACCAAGCAGCAACCACGGGCAAGATTCCGGCCACCCTGCTGCGCCGCTGGGAGCACGCCCTCGAAGACATAGCACTTTGGCGCTTCAATCCTTCAGTGGTCCATGGGGACCTTCATGAAGACAACCTGATGGTGCAGGATGACACCGTGACGGCCCTGACGGGTTGGACCGATCTCCGAATCGGCGATCCTGCCGACGACTTCGCCTGGTTGGTGGCATCCAACGAAGCCTCGTTTGTTGAGGCCGTTTTGAACCACTACACGCAAGCCCGCCGCGACGTCCCTGACGCCCACCTACTCCGCCGGGCCGCTCTCCTGGCCGAGTTCGCCCTGGCACAGTACCTGGTCAAGGCCATGGCCGCCGGGCACCAGAGCATGACGGCAGAAGCCGAGTCAATGCTCCAGACACTCGCCGATGACATCGACGAGCAAGTGCGCCGCGATGAAGAAGCTGCACAAGCCGCTGAGGACGAGGCCGCTGAGCTGAGAGCGTCGGACTCACCGGCAGAGAGGCCCGCCGTCAGCGTCGCGGCTATCCCCGATGCGGAGTCAGAGAGCCCTGAACACGGCGACTCAGGCACGAGGTCACTCCATGACGACACTTCCACTGCGGCCATCAGTGTTGTCAGCGTGACCCCGCTTCACGCGGCCGAACGTTCCTAG